A single Nomascus leucogenys isolate Asia chromosome 14, Asia_NLE_v1, whole genome shotgun sequence DNA region contains:
- the CA4 gene encoding carbonic anhydrase 4 isoform X3, producing MWRWTPRPLESHWCYEIQAQVSACLVPVKWGGNCQKDRQSPINIVTTKAKVDKKLGHFFFSGYDKKQTWTIQNNGHSVMMLLENKASISGGGLPARYQATQLHLHWSNFLHNGSEHSLDGEHFAMEMHIVHEKEKGTSRNVKEAQDPEDEIAVLAFLVEAGPQVNEGFRPLVEALSNIPKPEMSTTMAESSLLDLLPKEEKLRHYFRYLGSLTTPTCDEKVVWTVFQEPIQLHREQILAFSQKLYYDKEQTLSMKDNVRPLQLLGQRAVIKSGAPGRPLPWALPALLGPMLACLLAGFL from the exons TGCCAGTCAAGTGGGGTGGAAATTGCCAGAAGGACCGCCAGTCCCCCATCAACATCGTCACCACCAAGGCAAAGGTGGACAAAAAACTGGGACACTTCTTCTTCTCTGGCTACGATAAGAAGCAAACGTGGACCATCCAAAATAACGGGCACTCAG TGATGATGTTACTGGAGAACAAGGCCAGCATTTCTGGCGGAGGACTGCCTGCCCGGTACCAGGCCACACAGTTGCACCTGCACTGGTCCAACTTTCTACATAACGGCTCGGAGCACAGCCTGGATGGGGAACACTTTGCCATGGAG ATGCACATAGTACACGAGAAAGAGAAGGGGACATCGAGGAACGTGAAAGAGGCCCAGGACCCTGAAGACGAAATTGCGGTGCTGGCCTTTCTGGTGGAG gCTGGACCCCAGGTGAACGAGGGCTTCCGGCCGCTGGTGGAGGCACTGTCTAATATCCCCAAACCTG agaTGAGCACCACAATGGCAGAGAGCAGCCTGCTGGACCTGCTCCCCAaggaggagaaactgaggcactacTTCCGCTACCTGGGCTCACTCACCACACCAACCTGCGATGAGAAGGTCGTCTGGACTGTGTTCCAGGAGCCCATTCAGCTTCACAGAGAACAG ATCCTGGCATTCTCTCAGAAGCTGTACTACGACAAGGAACAGACACTGAGCATGAAGGACAATGTCAGGCCCCTGCAGCTGCTGGGGCAGCGCGCGGTGATCAAGTCCGGGGCCCCGGGTCGGCCgctgccctgggccctgcctgccctgctgggCCCCATGCTGGCCTGCCTGCTGGCCGGCTTCCTGTGA
- the CA4 gene encoding carbonic anhydrase 4 isoform X4 codes for MWMLLALLALSAARPSASAESHWCYEIQAQPTLSPCLVPVKWGGNCQKDRQSPINIVTTKAKVDKKLGHFFFSGYDKKQTWTIQNNGHSVMMLLENKASISGGGLPARYQATQLHLHWSNFLHNGSEHSLDGEHFAMEMHIVHEKEKGTSRNVKEAQDPEDEIAVLAFLVEAGPQVNEGFRPLVEALSNIPKPEMSTTMAESSLLDLLPKEEKLRHYFRYLGSLTTPTCDEKVVWTVFQEPIQLHREQILAFSQKLYYDKEQTLSMKDNVRPLQLLGQRAVIKSGAPGRPLPWALPALLGPMLACLLAGFL; via the exons CCCACCCTCTCTCCCTGCTTAGTGCCAGTCAAGTGGGGTGGAAATTGCCAGAAGGACCGCCAGTCCCCCATCAACATCGTCACCACCAAGGCAAAGGTGGACAAAAAACTGGGACACTTCTTCTTCTCTGGCTACGATAAGAAGCAAACGTGGACCATCCAAAATAACGGGCACTCAG TGATGATGTTACTGGAGAACAAGGCCAGCATTTCTGGCGGAGGACTGCCTGCCCGGTACCAGGCCACACAGTTGCACCTGCACTGGTCCAACTTTCTACATAACGGCTCGGAGCACAGCCTGGATGGGGAACACTTTGCCATGGAG ATGCACATAGTACACGAGAAAGAGAAGGGGACATCGAGGAACGTGAAAGAGGCCCAGGACCCTGAAGACGAAATTGCGGTGCTGGCCTTTCTGGTGGAG gCTGGACCCCAGGTGAACGAGGGCTTCCGGCCGCTGGTGGAGGCACTGTCTAATATCCCCAAACCTG agaTGAGCACCACAATGGCAGAGAGCAGCCTGCTGGACCTGCTCCCCAaggaggagaaactgaggcactacTTCCGCTACCTGGGCTCACTCACCACACCAACCTGCGATGAGAAGGTCGTCTGGACTGTGTTCCAGGAGCCCATTCAGCTTCACAGAGAACAG ATCCTGGCATTCTCTCAGAAGCTGTACTACGACAAGGAACAGACACTGAGCATGAAGGACAATGTCAGGCCCCTGCAGCTGCTGGGGCAGCGCGCGGTGATCAAGTCCGGGGCCCCGGGTCGGCCgctgccctgggccctgcctgccctgctgggCCCCATGCTGGCCTGCCTGCTGGCCGGCTTCCTGTGA